The Thermus oshimai DSM 12092 genome includes a window with the following:
- the paaA gene encoding 1,2-phenylacetyl-CoA epoxidase subunit PaaA, producing the protein MVKLRIGYPEDPDYQERLEEFEARIARGEKIEPGDWMPAEYRRQLIRMISQHAHSEWVGMLPEGAWIPRAPSLRRKLILLAKVQDEAGHGQYLYHAAETLGVTREEMVEALLSGKAKYSNIFNYPTLTWADVGIIGWLVDGMAIKNQTMLAQCSYGPYSRAMVRICAEETFHHKQGKEAVLLYAKGSPKQRRMVQDALNRWWWPTLMMAGPHDTDSPHTPLLLRWGIKTKTNDQIRQEFLDEHVPELLEAGLVPPDPELRYNEKTGHWVHGPIPWDEFWKVINGEGPMNRHRLLARQRAHEEGRWVREALEAYSKRRLAQAAD; encoded by the coding sequence ATGGTGAAGCTTAGGATCGGCTACCCGGAAGACCCGGACTACCAGGAGAGGTTGGAGGAGTTCGAGGCCCGCATCGCCCGGGGGGAGAAGATTGAGCCCGGGGACTGGATGCCCGCGGAGTACCGCCGCCAGCTCATCCGCATGATCTCCCAGCACGCCCACAGCGAGTGGGTGGGGATGCTCCCCGAAGGGGCCTGGATCCCCCGCGCCCCCTCCTTGAGGCGGAAGCTCATCCTCCTGGCCAAGGTCCAGGACGAGGCGGGCCACGGCCAGTACCTCTACCACGCGGCCGAGACCCTGGGGGTGACGCGGGAGGAGATGGTGGAGGCCCTCCTTTCCGGGAAGGCCAAGTACTCCAACATCTTCAACTACCCCACCCTCACCTGGGCGGACGTGGGCATCATCGGCTGGCTGGTGGACGGGATGGCCATCAAGAACCAGACCATGCTGGCCCAGTGCTCCTACGGGCCCTACTCCCGGGCCATGGTGCGCATCTGCGCGGAGGAGACCTTCCACCACAAGCAGGGGAAGGAGGCGGTCCTCCTCTACGCCAAGGGCTCCCCCAAGCAGCGGCGGATGGTCCAGGACGCCCTGAACCGCTGGTGGTGGCCCACCCTGATGATGGCCGGGCCCCACGACACCGACTCCCCCCACACCCCCCTCCTCCTCCGCTGGGGCATCAAGACCAAGACCAACGACCAGATCCGCCAGGAGTTTTTGGACGAGCACGTGCCCGAGCTTTTGGAGGCGGGGCTCGTCCCGCCCGACCCCGAGCTCCGCTACAACGAGAAGACGGGGCACTGGGTCCACGGCCCCATCCCCTGGGACGAGTTCTGGAAGGTCATCAATGGGGAGGGCCCCATGAACCGGCACCGCCTCCTGGCGCGCCAGCGGGCCCACGAGGAGGGGCGCTGGGTGCGGGAGGCCCTCGAGGCCTACAGCAAGCGCCGCCTGGCCCAGGCCGCGGATTAG
- the pxpB gene encoding 5-oxoprolinase subunit PxpB, which produces MEGLYLRLGEGLSEAANRRALALAEALLKDPPPGLWDAVPAYATLFLAYDPRLLPRARLLHLLRRLAPSLEAEGRVVEIPVRYDGEDLEEVARLTGLSLEEVKRRHQAPLYRVYALGFTPGFPFLAPVDEALRLPRRPHPRPRVPAHSVALAGVQTGIYPLPSPGGWRLLGTALVPVYDPHRASPFLLRPGDRVRFREAEGPTPPEPLPLDLLPPSPRLPALRVEEPGLLDLLLDGGRPFGGRFGLALSGPLDPRSAALANRLVGNPPFAPLLEIAYKGPALTALRPLVAALSGYGLEGVLEGEAIPPGVSFFWPPGKTLRFRPRGPGARVYLAVAGGLEAGRFFGSASPDLRGRIGRPLKAGDVLGLEAERPARPGRSFPQEPLTSPFRLRLLPGPQYTREAFSALLSGPFRVERADRMGVELSGPPVPGGEGLSEPTPLGGVQVPPSGRPLVLLRDKGSLGGYTKPALVDPKDLWRLGQVWPGVEVAFLPGGRPSPWVLLWD; this is translated from the coding sequence GTGGAAGGGCTCTACCTGCGCCTGGGGGAAGGGCTTTCCGAGGCGGCGAACCGGAGGGCCTTGGCCTTAGCGGAAGCCCTTCTTAAAGACCCTCCCCCGGGGCTTTGGGACGCGGTGCCCGCCTACGCCACCCTTTTCCTGGCCTACGACCCCCGCCTCCTCCCCCGCGCCCGCCTGCTCCACCTCCTCCGCCGGCTTGCGCCCTCCCTGGAGGCGGAAGGCCGGGTGGTGGAGATCCCCGTGCGCTACGACGGGGAGGACTTGGAAGAGGTGGCGCGGCTTACCGGCCTTTCCCTGGAGGAGGTGAAGCGCCGCCACCAGGCCCCCCTTTACCGGGTCTACGCCCTGGGCTTCACCCCGGGCTTCCCCTTCCTGGCCCCGGTGGACGAGGCCCTGCGCCTGCCCCGCCGCCCCCACCCGAGGCCCCGGGTCCCGGCCCACAGCGTGGCCCTGGCCGGGGTCCAGACGGGGATCTACCCCCTCCCTTCCCCCGGGGGCTGGCGCCTTTTGGGCACCGCCCTGGTCCCGGTCTACGACCCCCACCGCGCCTCCCCCTTCCTCCTCCGCCCCGGGGACCGGGTGCGCTTTCGGGAGGCGGAGGGCCCCACGCCCCCCGAGCCCCTTCCCCTGGACCTCCTGCCCCCCTCCCCCCGCCTCCCCGCCTTGCGGGTGGAGGAGCCGGGCCTTCTGGACCTCCTCCTGGACGGGGGGCGGCCTTTCGGGGGGCGGTTCGGCCTGGCCCTTTCCGGCCCCCTGGACCCCCGCTCCGCCGCCCTCGCCAACCGCCTGGTGGGGAACCCCCCCTTCGCTCCCCTCCTGGAGATCGCCTACAAGGGCCCCGCCCTCACCGCTCTAAGGCCCCTGGTGGCGGCCCTTTCGGGCTACGGGCTGGAGGGGGTCTTGGAGGGGGAGGCCATCCCTCCGGGGGTGAGCTTCTTCTGGCCCCCTGGGAAGACCCTCCGCTTCCGGCCCCGGGGGCCGGGGGCGAGGGTCTACCTGGCGGTGGCGGGGGGCCTCGAGGCCGGGCGCTTCTTCGGCTCCGCCTCCCCCGACCTCCGGGGGCGGATCGGCAGGCCCCTCAAGGCGGGGGACGTGCTGGGCTTAGAGGCGGAGCGCCCCGCGCGCCCCGGCCGGTCCTTTCCCCAGGAGCCCCTCACGAGCCCCTTCCGCCTCCGCCTCCTCCCTGGGCCCCAGTACACGCGGGAGGCCTTCTCCGCCCTCCTTTCCGGCCCCTTTCGGGTGGAGCGGGCGGACCGCATGGGGGTGGAGCTCTCCGGGCCCCCGGTGCCGGGAGGGGAGGGGCTTTCCGAACCCACCCCCTTGGGCGGGGTCCAGGTGCCCCCCTCGGGCCGGCCCCTGGTCCTCCTCAGGGACAAGGGGAGCCTCGGGGGGTACACCAAGCCGGCCCTGGTGGACCCCAAGGACCTCTGGCGCCTGGGCCAGGTCTGGCCCGGAGTAGAGGTGGCGTTCCTGCCGGGAGGGCGCCCTAGCCCCTGGGTGCTCCTCTGGGATTAA
- a CDS encoding TetR/AcrR family transcriptional regulator: MDRRSQILTVAGHLFSQRGYHATSIRDLARALNLQGGSLYAHIASKEELLLEVVRQAAQKFQEVLEGLTGDPVAKLKALVRGHLRVIAEELPRATVFFHEWKHLSPPYLEEAKALRRRYEEGVQRVVEEGVRAGVFRVEDVRLATLFLLSALNWTYQWYRPDGPLSLEELSEAYAGMLLRALGAEGGQDGEA; this comes from the coding sequence ATGGACCGCCGCAGCCAGATCCTCACCGTGGCCGGGCACCTCTTCAGCCAGCGGGGCTACCACGCCACCAGCATCCGCGACCTGGCCCGGGCCCTGAACCTCCAGGGGGGAAGCCTCTACGCCCACATCGCCTCCAAGGAGGAGCTCCTTTTGGAGGTGGTGCGGCAGGCGGCCCAGAAGTTCCAGGAGGTCCTGGAGGGCCTAACGGGGGACCCCGTGGCCAAGCTCAAGGCCCTGGTCCGGGGCCACCTCCGGGTCATCGCCGAGGAGCTCCCCCGGGCCACGGTCTTCTTCCACGAGTGGAAGCACCTCTCCCCCCCCTACCTGGAGGAGGCCAAGGCCCTGAGGCGCCGCTACGAGGAGGGGGTGCAGAGGGTGGTGGAGGAAGGGGTTAGGGCAGGGGTCTTCCGGGTGGAGGACGTGCGCCTGGCCACCCTCTTCCTCCTTTCCGCCCTCAACTGGACCTACCAGTGGTACCGGCCGGATGGGCCCCTTTCTTTGGAAGAGCTTTCGGAAGCGTACGCCGGGATGCTCCTACGGGCGCTCGGTGCGGAAGGAGGGCAGGATGGTGAAGCTTAG
- a CDS encoding MDR family MFS transporter, translated as MNATPKEVRLTMIGIFLGLFLAALDQTIVSTAMPRIVGELRGAGYYAWVTTSYLLTSTVFSVIFGRLTELFSRKAVLLWAVALFLLGSALSGQARNMPELILFRGLQGVGGGALFALALTTIAVFFPPRERGRLAGAFGAIFGLSSAVGPWLGGLLTDHLSWRWVFYINMPVGAVALWFILRYMPRLSPERREPFDFLGAFLLVLWTVPLMLAFSFGGSTYPWGSPEILGLFLLAFLALGLWIWAEQRMPHPLFDLSVFALPTFRLSSVAAFFYGPAFLGAVAFLPLYLQVVKGVSASQSGVTVLPLTLGVVLGSVGGGQVLARTGRYKPLLLGSTLFLLGLFLALHFLLQVGTPLWAAVLLFFLLGLGLGPAQSALNVVAQTDLPPNRIGSGTSMVQFVRQIGSTMGVALLGTVLSSHLSQSFAQAFPQGASVGRPAQVGEGMALDLKGEFARLEALYLRALEGDEEARKALLADPFLPEEAKKALPEGGIPGQFRALEALAGRALAGDEGAKAALLRSPILPPALKALLQTGNAALFLQALEDLRTGALAQAKAQVQAELRAQAAKVEGAVKEGITEALKAIFLYAAFFILLALLPILLLPDRLLQGAMAPRGA; from the coding sequence ATGAACGCCACCCCCAAGGAAGTCCGCCTGACCATGATCGGCATTTTCCTGGGCCTTTTCCTGGCCGCCTTGGACCAGACCATCGTCTCCACCGCCATGCCCCGCATCGTGGGGGAGCTTAGGGGGGCCGGGTACTACGCCTGGGTCACCACCAGCTACCTCCTCACCTCCACCGTCTTCTCCGTCATCTTCGGGCGGCTTACGGAGCTTTTCAGCCGCAAGGCCGTCCTCCTTTGGGCGGTGGCCCTTTTCCTCCTGGGCTCGGCCCTCTCCGGCCAGGCCCGGAATATGCCTGAGCTCATCCTCTTCCGCGGGCTCCAGGGGGTGGGGGGTGGGGCCCTTTTTGCCCTGGCCCTCACCACCATCGCCGTCTTCTTCCCCCCCCGGGAACGGGGCCGGCTGGCGGGGGCCTTCGGGGCCATCTTCGGCCTCTCCTCCGCGGTGGGGCCCTGGCTTGGGGGCCTCCTCACCGACCACCTCTCCTGGCGCTGGGTCTTCTACATCAACATGCCCGTGGGGGCGGTGGCCCTTTGGTTCATCCTGCGCTACATGCCCCGCCTAAGCCCGGAACGGCGGGAGCCCTTTGACTTCCTGGGGGCCTTCCTCCTCGTCCTCTGGACCGTGCCCCTCATGCTGGCCTTCTCCTTTGGGGGGAGCACCTACCCCTGGGGGAGCCCGGAGATCCTGGGCCTTTTCCTCCTGGCCTTTTTGGCCCTGGGGCTATGGATCTGGGCGGAACAGCGGATGCCCCACCCCCTCTTTGACCTCTCCGTCTTCGCCCTTCCCACCTTCCGCCTCTCCTCGGTGGCGGCCTTCTTCTACGGCCCCGCCTTCCTGGGGGCGGTGGCCTTCCTGCCCCTTTACCTTCAGGTGGTGAAGGGGGTTTCCGCCAGCCAAAGCGGGGTGACCGTCCTCCCCCTTACCCTGGGGGTGGTCTTGGGGAGCGTGGGGGGTGGACAGGTTCTGGCCCGCACCGGCCGGTACAAGCCCTTGCTTTTGGGAAGCACCCTTTTCCTCCTTGGCCTTTTCCTCGCCCTCCACTTCCTCCTCCAGGTGGGCACCCCCTTGTGGGCCGCGGTCCTCCTCTTCTTCCTCTTGGGCCTGGGTCTTGGGCCCGCGCAGAGCGCCCTCAACGTGGTGGCCCAGACGGACCTCCCCCCAAACCGCATCGGGAGCGGCACCAGCATGGTCCAGTTCGTGCGCCAGATCGGCTCCACCATGGGCGTTGCCCTCCTGGGCACGGTGCTCTCCTCCCACCTCAGCCAAAGCTTCGCCCAGGCCTTCCCCCAAGGGGCTTCGGTGGGCCGGCCGGCCCAGGTGGGGGAGGGGATGGCCCTGGACCTCAAGGGGGAGTTCGCCCGCCTCGAGGCCCTCTACCTGAGGGCCCTGGAGGGGGACGAGGAGGCCCGGAAAGCCCTCCTCGCCGACCCCTTCCTCCCCGAGGAGGCCAAAAAGGCCCTCCCCGAGGGGGGCATCCCCGGCCAGTTCCGGGCCCTGGAGGCCCTGGCCGGGCGGGCCCTAGCCGGGGACGAGGGGGCCAAGGCCGCCCTTCTCCGAAGCCCCATCCTCCCCCCGGCCCTGAAGGCCCTCCTCCAGACGGGGAACGCCGCCCTCTTCCTCCAGGCCCTAGAGGACCTGAGGACCGGGGCCCTGGCCCAGGCCAAGGCCCAGGTCCAGGCGGAACTCCGGGCCCAGGCGGCCAAGGTGGAGGGGGCGGTGAAGGAGGGGATCACGGAGGCCCTAAAGGCCATCTTCCTCTACGCCGCCTTCTTCATCCTCCTGGCCCTTCTCCCCATCCTCCTCCTGCCGGACCGCCTCCTCCAGGGGGCCATGGCCCCCAGGGGCGCGTAA
- a CDS encoding MarR family winged helix-turn-helix transcriptional regulator, protein MVWELLARIWRLQRLLKEEAEAGLKARGISGLEAWLLRVLKHHPHPTEAARRMGLPLPTVSHMVRRLEAQGLLLRAREEGDLRRYRLLLTPKGEAALEEAERLFAEALRRRLKRLDGEEEALLLKLLDRLLEDA, encoded by the coding sequence ATGGTCTGGGAGCTCCTGGCCCGCATCTGGCGCCTCCAGCGCCTCCTTAAGGAGGAGGCGGAGGCGGGCCTGAAGGCGAGGGGGATCTCGGGCCTCGAGGCCTGGCTCCTCCGGGTCCTGAAGCACCACCCCCACCCCACGGAGGCCGCCCGGCGCATGGGCCTGCCCCTGCCCACGGTGAGCCACATGGTGCGCCGCCTCGAGGCCCAAGGCCTCCTCCTCCGCGCCCGGGAGGAGGGGGACCTCCGCCGCTATCGCCTCCTCCTAACCCCCAAGGGGGAGGCGGCGCTGGAGGAGGCGGAGCGGCTTTTCGCCGAGGCCTTAAGGCGGCGCCTGAAGCGCCTGGATGGGGAAGAGGAAGCCCTTTTGCTGAAGCTCTTAGACCGCCTGCTGGAGGACGCATGA
- a CDS encoding phenylacetate--CoA ligase family protein, giving the protein MYQPELETLPREKLRALQDERLKRVVAYLYERVPFYRKALDEAGVDPKAFRGLEDLHRLPFTRKTDLRDHYPFGLFAVPREEVARIHASSGTTGKPTVVGYTKRDLQIFAEVVARSLAAAGARPGMMLHNAYGYGLFTGGLGLHGGAEALGMTVVPVSGGMTERQVMLIQDFRPEVISCTPSYAQTLAEEFRKRGVSPEDLSLEYAVLGAEPWTEAIRKQVDEGLGVRSTNIYGLSEIIGPGVANECVEERRGSHIWEDHFLPEVVDPDTGEPLPEGQVGVLVFTTLTKEAMPLLRYWTGDLTFLTYEPCTCGRTHVRMGPILGRTDDMLIIRGVNVYPTQVEAVLLGIPEVEPYYQIVLRREGTLDEAELKVEVSEAFFQEIGKKALSDEVIEADHRLHALREKVAHKIKDTIGVTMRVTLLAPGEAPRSEGGKLKRVLDLRK; this is encoded by the coding sequence ATGTACCAGCCGGAACTGGAAACCCTACCCAGGGAGAAGCTTAGGGCCTTGCAGGACGAACGGCTTAAGCGGGTGGTGGCCTACCTTTACGAAAGGGTCCCCTTCTACCGGAAGGCCCTGGACGAGGCGGGGGTGGACCCCAAGGCCTTCCGGGGCCTGGAGGACCTCCACCGCCTCCCCTTTACCCGAAAGACCGACCTCCGGGACCACTACCCCTTCGGCCTCTTCGCCGTGCCCCGGGAGGAGGTGGCCCGGATCCACGCCTCTAGCGGCACCACGGGGAAGCCCACGGTGGTGGGCTACACCAAGAGGGACCTCCAGATCTTCGCCGAGGTGGTGGCCCGCTCCCTGGCCGCGGCCGGGGCCAGGCCGGGGATGATGCTCCACAACGCCTACGGCTACGGCCTCTTCACCGGGGGCCTGGGCCTCCACGGGGGGGCGGAGGCCTTGGGCATGACCGTGGTGCCCGTTTCCGGGGGCATGACCGAGCGCCAGGTGATGCTCATCCAGGACTTCCGCCCCGAGGTCATCTCCTGCACCCCCTCGTACGCCCAGACCCTGGCGGAGGAGTTCCGGAAGCGGGGGGTGAGCCCGGAAGACCTTTCCCTGGAGTACGCCGTCCTGGGGGCCGAGCCCTGGACGGAGGCCATCCGCAAGCAGGTGGACGAGGGGCTGGGGGTGCGGAGCACCAACATCTACGGCCTTTCCGAGATCATCGGCCCCGGGGTGGCCAACGAGTGCGTGGAGGAGCGAAGGGGGAGCCACATCTGGGAGGACCACTTCCTCCCCGAGGTAGTGGACCCGGACACGGGGGAGCCTCTCCCTGAGGGGCAGGTGGGGGTTTTGGTCTTCACCACCCTCACCAAGGAGGCCATGCCCCTCCTCCGCTACTGGACGGGGGATCTCACCTTCCTCACCTACGAGCCCTGCACCTGCGGCCGCACCCATGTGCGCATGGGGCCCATCCTGGGCCGCACGGACGACATGCTCATCATCCGCGGGGTGAACGTCTACCCCACCCAGGTGGAGGCGGTCCTCCTGGGCATCCCCGAGGTGGAGCCCTACTACCAGATCGTCCTCCGGCGGGAGGGTACCCTGGACGAGGCCGAGCTCAAGGTGGAGGTCTCCGAGGCCTTCTTCCAGGAGATCGGCAAAAAGGCCCTGTCCGACGAGGTCATAGAGGCGGACCACCGCCTCCACGCCCTAAGGGAGAAGGTGGCCCACAAGATCAAGGACACCATCGGGGTGACCATGCGGGTCACCCTTCTCGCCCCCGGGGAGGCCCCGAGGAGCGAGGGGGGGAAGCTTAAGCGGGTCCTGGACCTCAGAAAATAG
- a CDS encoding thioesterase family protein, which produces MRPIPEGYQAVFETVVTEEMTVNFEELGPVHPVYATYWMAKHMELAGRKIILPFLEEGEEGIGSYVEVRHLASALPGMRVRVVARHEKTVGNRVYATMQAFNELGDLIGEGRTEQVILPKAKVEALFARLKARWQAAREG; this is translated from the coding sequence ATGCGCCCCATCCCGGAAGGCTACCAGGCGGTCTTTGAGACCGTGGTCACCGAGGAGATGACGGTGAACTTTGAGGAGCTGGGCCCCGTCCACCCCGTCTACGCCACCTACTGGATGGCCAAGCACATGGAGCTGGCCGGGCGGAAGATCATCCTCCCCTTCCTGGAGGAGGGGGAGGAGGGGATCGGGAGCTACGTGGAGGTGCGCCACCTGGCCTCCGCCCTCCCGGGGATGCGGGTTAGGGTGGTGGCCCGGCACGAGAAGACGGTGGGCAACCGGGTCTACGCCACCATGCAGGCCTTCAACGAGCTGGGGGACCTCATCGGGGAGGGGCGGACGGAGCAGGTCATCCTCCCCAAGGCCAAGGTGGAGGCCCTCTTCGCCCGGCTTAAGGCGCGCTGGCAGGCGGCGCGGGAAGGCTAG